The Spiroplasma citri genome has a segment encoding these proteins:
- a CDS encoding prolipoprotein diacylglyceryl transferase: protein MNLATWIAHDTYGNWFRPYWFLIFCGFAITIILSWVNFCKRDIPTQGFYWGIFVITPIALLGASFFGKYDVKNPIFFFTLFAFWEPGMSIHGGLIFGLITCWIWFGFESRKHNISLWVYADLIVSNILLAQAIGRWGNFFNHELLGAPIAREQLMWLPSFIRDNLFKWYVPTPVPNNFHPTEAIGINGNPANPTDFNNVQYFQPIFLYESLANILLWFLIVIALPLILRYSYYWRFKKEEPDFMQLSWKGVWAKWYYDIKPDPMLVNNLAQQVNLKKVYFKNKHKMTKKQVIKAHWEYYGSRLKQIFTADVRELEKIENPHRLKILRCGIKTGMYIAGYNLIRIILETQRDDHDLFLKNMRTLDYVILSLMIVIGIILILFAQWIAVIKWRKGGWLYEKQY, encoded by the coding sequence GTGAATTTAGCAACATGAATTGCCCATGATACTTATGGAAATTGATTTCGTCCTTATTGATTTTTAATTTTTTGTGGTTTTGCAATTACCATTATTTTATCGTGGGTTAATTTTTGTAAGCGTGATATTCCGACGCAAGGATTTTACTGAGGAATTTTTGTAATTACTCCAATTGCGTTATTGGGAGCCAGTTTTTTTGGCAAATATGATGTTAAAAATCCAATTTTCTTTTTTACATTATTTGCCTTCTGAGAACCGGGAATGAGCATTCATGGGGGGCTAATTTTTGGTTTAATTACATGTTGAATTTGATTTGGTTTTGAATCACGAAAGCATAATATTTCATTATGAGTATATGCAGATTTAATTGTTTCAAATATTTTATTAGCACAGGCAATTGGACGATGAGGTAATTTTTTTAATCATGAGTTGTTAGGAGCACCAATTGCTCGAGAACAATTAATGTGATTACCAAGTTTTATTCGTGATAATTTATTTAAATGATATGTTCCAACTCCGGTACCAAATAATTTTCATCCAACAGAGGCAATTGGTATTAATGGAAATCCCGCTAATCCAACTGATTTTAATAATGTGCAATATTTTCAACCAATTTTTTTATATGAATCATTGGCTAATATTTTATTATGATTTTTAATTGTGATTGCATTACCATTAATATTACGTTATAGTTATTATTGACGGTTTAAAAAAGAAGAACCCGATTTTATGCAGTTATCGTGAAAAGGTGTTTGAGCAAAATGATACTATGATATCAAACCTGATCCAATGCTTGTCAATAATTTAGCACAACAAGTAAATTTGAAAAAAGTTTATTTTAAAAATAAACATAAGATGACAAAAAAACAAGTGATAAAAGCACATTGGGAATATTATGGTTCACGATTAAAACAAATTTTTACAGCTGATGTCCGAGAATTAGAAAAAATAGAAAACCCTCATCGTTTAAAAATTTTACGTTGTGGAATTAAAACTGGGATGTATATTGCTGGTTATAATTTAATTCGGATTATTTTAGAAACACAACGAGATGATCATGATTTATTTTTAAAAAATATGCGAACATTGGATTATGTTATTCTTAGTTTAATGATTGTAATTGGTATTATTTTAATATTATTTGCCCAATGAATAGCTGTTATAAAATGAAGAAAAGGCGGATGATTATATGAAAAACAATACTAA
- the trxB gene encoding thioredoxin-disulfide reductase, translating into MKNNTNEIYDILIIGAGPGGMTAAIYAARAMANIAMIEKGAPGGKVTKTSEIENYPGFDSIQGYELAMKMFDQTQKLKITYIADRVTTITKQDNLFKLELFSKKFLLAKAVIVATGTVERKLGVPGELELEGHGVSYCAVCDGALYKGKDVVVVGGGYAALEEALYLARFVNKVYLIHRRAEFRADHNIVNKVKAHPKINFIIDTIVTEIKDVTEKRVTTVVIKNVKTSKIDNLAVSAIFPYIGAIPISDFAKNLGVLDKEGYFIVNNKCLTALPGLYAAGDVTNTTLRQIATAISDGAKAAQFVLEYLDSCH; encoded by the coding sequence ATGAAAAACAATACTAATGAAATATATGATATTTTAATTATTGGGGCTGGCCCTGGTGGTATGACTGCAGCAATTTATGCTGCACGAGCAATGGCAAATATTGCAATGATTGAAAAAGGAGCACCCGGGGGAAAAGTAACAAAGACAAGTGAAATTGAAAATTATCCTGGTTTTGATAGCATTCAAGGTTATGAATTAGCAATGAAAATGTTTGACCAAACGCAAAAATTAAAAATTACATATATTGCCGATCGTGTAACAACCATTACAAAACAAGATAATTTATTTAAATTAGAGTTATTTTCAAAAAAATTTTTATTAGCAAAAGCTGTTATTGTTGCAACTGGTACAGTTGAACGAAAATTAGGAGTGCCTGGCGAATTAGAATTAGAAGGACATGGAGTTTCATACTGTGCGGTTTGTGATGGGGCATTATATAAAGGAAAAGATGTAGTTGTTGTTGGGGGAGGCTACGCTGCTCTGGAAGAAGCCCTTTATTTAGCTCGTTTTGTCAATAAAGTTTATTTAATTCATCGTCGTGCTGAATTTCGTGCTGATCATAATATTGTTAATAAAGTAAAAGCACATCCTAAAATTAATTTTATTATTGATACAATAGTAACTGAAATTAAGGATGTGACCGAAAAACGAGTGACAACAGTTGTTATTAAAAATGTTAAAACAAGCAAAATTGATAATTTAGCAGTTAGTGCTATTTTCCCATATATTGGGGCGATTCCAATTAGTGATTTTGCAAAAAACTTAGGGGTTTTAGATAAAGAAGGTTATTTTATTGTTAATAATAAATGTTTAACAGCATTGCCTGGATTATATGCCGCTGGTGATGTAACAAATACAACATTACGACAAATTGCAACTGCAATTAGTGATGGGGCAAAAGCAGCTCAATTTGTGTTAGAATATCTTGATAGTTGTCATTAA
- a CDS encoding phosphoglycerate kinase has translation MTNKKELKDVQVKGKKVLVRVDFNVPMKDGQVTDDNRIIAALPTIKYLIAQEAKVILFSHLGKVKTADDLEKHDMAPVAKVLEQKLGQPVKFINAFEGKQLEEAINEMHNKEVILFQNTRFADIINSNGQISVDSEGKAAAKRESKNDSALGKYWASLGDVFVNDAFGTAHRAHASNVGIAENITESCLGFLVEKEVKMLSQCVDNPVKPFVAIIGGAKVSDKIGVIEHLLTKADKILIGGGMAYTFFAAQGHKIGKSLLEVDKVEIAKTFLAKGQGKIILPIDALEAPEFADVPAKVTTGFDIDDGYMGLDIGPKTIELFKKELADAKTVTWNGPMGVFEFKNYSIGTKAVCEAIAELKGAFTLIGGGDSAAAAIQLGYKDKFTHISTGGGASLEYMEGKPLPGIEAVQSK, from the coding sequence ATGACAAACAAAAAAGAATTAAAAGATGTTCAAGTTAAAGGAAAAAAAGTTTTAGTCCGTGTTGATTTTAATGTGCCAATGAAGGATGGTCAAGTTACTGATGATAATCGTATTATTGCAGCTTTACCAACAATTAAATATTTGATAGCACAAGAAGCAAAAGTAATTTTATTTTCTCATTTAGGGAAAGTTAAAACAGCTGATGATTTAGAAAAACATGATATGGCTCCAGTAGCAAAGGTATTAGAACAAAAATTAGGACAACCAGTTAAATTTATTAATGCCTTTGAAGGAAAACAATTGGAAGAAGCTATTAACGAAATGCACAATAAAGAGGTCATTTTATTTCAAAATACACGCTTTGCTGACATTATTAATAGTAATGGTCAAATTAGTGTTGATAGTGAGGGCAAAGCAGCGGCAAAACGAGAAAGTAAAAATGATTCTGCTTTAGGGAAATATTGAGCAAGTTTAGGAGATGTTTTTGTTAATGATGCATTTGGAACTGCACATCGTGCTCATGCTTCAAATGTTGGTATTGCAGAAAATATTACTGAATCATGTTTAGGCTTTTTAGTGGAAAAAGAAGTAAAAATGTTATCACAATGCGTAGACAATCCAGTTAAACCATTTGTTGCTATTATTGGTGGTGCAAAAGTTTCAGATAAAATTGGGGTAATTGAACATTTATTAACAAAAGCAGATAAGATTCTAATTGGTGGTGGAATGGCATATACTTTTTTTGCTGCACAAGGTCACAAAATTGGAAAATCATTATTAGAAGTTGATAAAGTTGAAATTGCTAAAACCTTTTTAGCAAAAGGACAAGGGAAAATTATTTTACCAATTGATGCGTTAGAAGCACCAGAATTTGCTGATGTTCCAGCAAAAGTTACAACAGGTTTTGATATTGATGATGGTTATATGGGATTAGATATTGGTCCCAAAACAATTGAATTGTTTAAAAAAGAATTAGCAGATGCAAAAACAGTTACTTGAAATGGGCCAATGGGAGTTTTTGAATTTAAAAATTATAGTATTGGAACAAAAGCTGTTTGTGAAGCAATTGCTGAACTAAAAGGAGCCTTTACTTTAATTGGAGGAGGAGATTCAGCGGCAGCAGCAATTCAATTAGGGTATAAAGATAAGTTTACGCATATATCAACTGGTGGTGGTGCTAGCTTAGAATATATGGAAGGTAAACCGCTACCTGGAATTGAAGCTGTTCAAAGTAAATAA
- the secA gene encoding preprotein translocase subunit SecA, which translates to MAVSDRKIVKKHGKIADKIMALDKTMQALSDDALKTKTNEFKAKLAEGVSLNDILIEAFAVAREAARRILALHAYRVQLIGGIVLHEGDVAEMKTGEGKTLTALMPTYLNALTGKGVHVVTVNEYLSRRDSEINGQVFSFLGLTVGLNSRDITKDAKREAYSCDITYTTNAELGFDYLRDNMVKVYSEKVQRGLNYAIIDEADSILIDESRTPLIISGGRQNRTPQYQAADHFAKSLSRDNDFEVDLETKQVYLTPEGITKAEKIFSINSLFDIKNTELYHLILNALKANFVFKNGVEYVVQNNEIILIDQFTGRLMPGRAYSDGLQQSLQAKERVEIEEETVTMATITYQNFFRLYNKLSGMTGTAKTEEEEFIKIYNMRVIQAPTNRPLIRRDEPDYMFANRDAKMQAMMKEIITLHEKGQPILIGTTSVDSSEIVSHYLRNAKLKFEMLNAKNHEREADIIAISGEKGAITLATNMAGRGTDIKLGEGVKEIGGLAVFGVERNESRRIDNQLRGRAGRQGDPGFSRFYVAMDDELMMRFGGERLRRIFARLGSNFIQSRMLTRAISNAQKKVEGMNFDQRKHILDYDNVLAQHREAMYARRDQILTATDLKPIIKKMQYSAAYDLTKIFGNESHGEWFIHYDNLIKGVNNKAVAANVLDKAAMEKMTREEVAKYVATKMYEFYLARTEDVPADVMNQIERNAIITSFDDYWTKHIDQASKLRSGIYLRSYAQTNPLHAYVEESAKLFEHMQLSIAHEVVIKLANVVIRKVDGDIEADPFYDSEQEVREFKQKG; encoded by the coding sequence ATGGCAGTTAGCGATCGTAAAATTGTAAAAAAACATGGCAAAATAGCAGATAAAATTATGGCGTTAGATAAAACAATGCAAGCATTATCTGATGATGCATTAAAAACAAAAACAAATGAATTTAAGGCTAAATTAGCAGAAGGTGTATCATTAAATGATATTTTAATTGAAGCATTTGCTGTTGCCCGTGAAGCAGCTCGTCGAATTTTAGCATTACATGCTTATCGTGTCCAACTAATTGGGGGTATTGTTCTTCATGAAGGAGATGTAGCTGAAATGAAAACAGGAGAAGGAAAAACCTTAACTGCTTTAATGCCAACATATTTAAATGCTTTAACTGGGAAGGGCGTTCATGTTGTTACTGTTAATGAATATTTATCGAGACGGGATTCAGAAATTAATGGTCAAGTTTTTAGCTTTTTAGGTTTAACAGTTGGGTTAAATTCTCGTGATATTACTAAAGATGCAAAAAGAGAAGCCTATAGTTGTGATATTACTTATACTACCAATGCTGAATTAGGATTTGATTATTTACGAGATAACATGGTAAAAGTTTACAGTGAGAAAGTCCAACGAGGATTAAATTATGCCATTATTGATGAGGCTGATTCAATTTTAATTGATGAGTCAAGAACGCCATTAATTATTTCAGGAGGACGACAAAACCGAACACCACAATACCAAGCAGCTGATCATTTTGCAAAATCATTATCTCGTGATAATGATTTTGAAGTTGATTTAGAAACTAAACAAGTTTATTTAACTCCAGAAGGAATTACTAAAGCAGAAAAGATTTTTTCAATTAATTCTTTATTTGATATTAAAAATACTGAATTATACCACTTAATCTTAAATGCCTTAAAAGCTAATTTTGTTTTTAAAAATGGTGTTGAATATGTTGTTCAAAATAATGAAATTATTTTAATTGATCAGTTTACTGGTCGTTTAATGCCGGGACGTGCTTATAGTGATGGTTTGCAACAATCATTGCAAGCAAAAGAACGTGTTGAAATTGAAGAAGAAACAGTGACAATGGCAACAATTACTTACCAAAACTTTTTCCGATTATATAATAAATTAAGTGGGATGACTGGTACTGCAAAAACAGAGGAAGAAGAATTTATTAAAATTTATAATATGCGTGTAATTCAAGCCCCAACTAATAGACCATTAATTCGCCGTGATGAACCTGATTATATGTTTGCAAATCGTGATGCAAAAATGCAAGCAATGATGAAAGAAATTATTACCTTGCATGAAAAGGGACAACCAATTTTAATTGGAACAACTTCAGTTGATTCTTCAGAAATTGTGTCACATTATTTGCGAAATGCTAAATTGAAATTTGAAATGTTAAATGCAAAAAATCATGAACGTGAAGCAGACATTATTGCAATTTCTGGTGAAAAAGGAGCTATTACATTAGCAACAAATATGGCTGGTCGGGGAACAGATATTAAATTAGGTGAAGGTGTTAAAGAAATTGGTGGACTAGCTGTTTTTGGTGTTGAACGAAACGAATCACGTCGAATTGATAACCAGTTACGAGGACGAGCAGGACGACAAGGAGATCCTGGTTTTTCACGTTTTTATGTTGCAATGGATGATGAATTAATGATGCGTTTTGGTGGTGAACGTTTGCGTCGAATTTTTGCACGATTAGGTTCAAATTTTATTCAATCACGAATGTTAACAAGAGCAATTTCTAATGCGCAAAAAAAAGTTGAGGGGATGAATTTTGATCAACGAAAACATATTTTAGATTATGATAATGTTTTAGCACAACATCGTGAAGCTATGTATGCGCGGCGTGATCAAATTTTAACAGCAACTGATTTAAAACCAATTATTAAAAAAATGCAATATTCTGCAGCTTATGATTTAACAAAAATATTTGGTAATGAATCGCATGGGGAATGATTCATTCATTATGATAACTTAATTAAAGGAGTTAATAATAAAGCTGTTGCAGCTAATGTCTTAGATAAAGCAGCTATGGAAAAAATGACTCGTGAAGAAGTTGCTAAATATGTTGCAACAAAAATGTATGAATTTTATTTAGCACGAACAGAAGATGTTCCTGCTGATGTTATGAATCAAATTGAACGGAATGCAATTATTACTTCGTTTGATGATTATTGAACAAAACATATTGACCAAGCAAGTAAATTACGAAGTGGAATTTACTTACGAAGTTATGCTCAAACAAATCCATTGCACGCTTATGTTGAAGAATCTGCAAAATTATTTGAGCATATGCAATTGTCAATTGCACATGAAGTTGTAATTAAATTAGCAAATGTTGTTATTCGCAAAGTCGATGGTGACATTGAAGCTGACCCGTTTTATGATTCAGAGCAAGAAGTTCGAGAATTCAAACAAAAAGGTTAA
- the whiA gene encoding DNA-binding protein WhiA gives MSFALEVKEEIVRKEFDQMCQKAFLSGFVKYNMTLNISNHFFNFEVTSISNLIIRTIYTFLKNLYQVKIDIIIIQGTKLKNNKTFSLRIKERATEILKDLQIFDAKTNQKIITIPSERNERQQRAYIAGIFVACGSVNSPETSNYHLEVQFNDEVSAQYFQKLLYKFHFPFKIIVRHDRYVCYLKKSILVSDFLKLIDAINSVLAFENTRISRDMVNSINRLNNIEISNQQKAIKAGEEQVTMINYLLEHDLFDELNENTKKVALLRIAYPDASLQDLSALLENESNIEISKSGVNHLFREIKKKYYENIK, from the coding sequence ATGAGTTTTGCATTGGAAGTAAAAGAGGAAATTGTTAGAAAAGAATTTGACCAAATGTGCCAGAAAGCTTTTTTAAGTGGTTTTGTTAAATATAATATGACATTAAATATTAGTAATCATTTTTTTAACTTTGAAGTAACCTCAATTAGTAATTTAATTATTCGAACAATTTATACGTTTTTAAAAAATTTATATCAAGTTAAAATTGACATTATTATTATTCAAGGCACAAAATTAAAAAATAACAAAACTTTTAGTTTACGAATTAAAGAACGAGCTACTGAAATATTAAAAGATCTACAAATTTTTGATGCAAAAACTAATCAAAAAATTATTACCATCCCATCAGAAAGAAATGAACGACAACAACGGGCTTATATTGCGGGAATTTTTGTTGCATGTGGTAGTGTTAATTCACCAGAAACAAGTAATTATCATTTAGAAGTTCAGTTTAATGATGAAGTTTCAGCACAATATTTTCAAAAATTATTGTATAAATTTCATTTTCCTTTCAAGATAATTGTGCGTCATGATCGCTATGTTTGTTATTTAAAAAAATCAATTTTAGTTTCAGATTTCTTGAAATTAATTGATGCAATTAATAGTGTATTAGCTTTTGAAAATACTCGTATTTCAAGGGATATGGTTAATAGTATTAATCGTTTAAATAATATTGAAATTTCAAATCAACAAAAAGCAATTAAAGCTGGAGAAGAACAAGTTACAATGATTAATTATTTACTTGAACATGATTTGTTTGATGAACTAAATGAAAATACCAAAAAAGTAGCTCTATTACGGATTGCTTATCCTGATGCATCGTTACAAGATTTGTCAGCATTATTAGAAAATGAAAGTAATATTGAAATTTCCAAATCTGGAGTAAACCACTTATTCCGTGAAATTAAGAAAAAATATTATGAAAATATAAAATAA
- a CDS encoding APC family permease, protein MGKPKKHVKFFEFLTVFSTAIGITIGVGIYLKNDTSEGHLLYFTQNPYLSIGLWILVGILGMAMIMVFIEVTSVKTKSGHGTLPSWANVLIGRQVGSLVALFYIFFYFPILLGIFPIFSINAMFEGIEEQSISKGTQHIIAIIVGLVILILFYLINIFLRNAGKWVQTIGTFIKFIPLIVSLVIGFVAPIENNVFNKYKELNFGNFFMGILPVLFSFDGFIYAAGLQKEVSNKNVVPKALFAAMLFINIFYILEVISLFLGTNDGSVFTLFKNLLGGPVAKILMWFIMLTALMSINGLTFVAPSFGHTVQEENLVYIGKKELSYQQIGLIQMTITVCFNLVLMGLSLGVVGDPMYLLDLSSNAVSFTAFLCYISLIIAVCVNRYTKRVEVTKVKGIYYYAGFSLFLLIGSIGYIMYNFFAYSSNYKTLYSLLIIIGETLIIWGINELLLWHKATPADGEIKIKTPLINNVNQ, encoded by the coding sequence ATGGGAAAGCCTAAAAAGCACGTTAAATTTTTTGAATTTTTAACTGTTTTTTCAACAGCAATTGGAATTACAATTGGAGTTGGAATTTATTTAAAAAATGATACTTCAGAAGGACATCTTTTATATTTTACTCAAAATCCTTATTTATCAATTGGGTTATGAATTTTAGTTGGGATTTTAGGAATGGCAATGATTATGGTCTTTATTGAAGTTACATCAGTAAAAACTAAAAGTGGACATGGTACATTACCATCTTGGGCTAATGTTTTAATTGGTCGGCAAGTTGGTAGTTTAGTAGCATTATTTTATATCTTTTTTTATTTCCCAATTTTATTGGGTATTTTCCCAATTTTTAGTATTAATGCAATGTTTGAAGGAATTGAAGAGCAAAGCATTAGTAAGGGAACACAACATATAATTGCGATTATTGTTGGTCTTGTTATTTTAATTTTATTTTACTTAATAAATATTTTTTTACGAAATGCTGGGAAATGAGTTCAAACAATTGGAACATTTATTAAATTTATTCCGTTAATAGTTAGCTTAGTTATAGGTTTTGTTGCTCCAATTGAAAATAATGTTTTTAATAAGTATAAGGAATTAAATTTTGGTAATTTCTTTATGGGGATTTTACCAGTACTATTTTCATTTGATGGTTTTATTTATGCTGCAGGATTGCAAAAAGAAGTTTCTAACAAAAATGTTGTTCCGAAGGCATTATTTGCTGCAATGTTATTCATTAATATTTTTTATATTTTAGAAGTTATTTCATTATTTTTAGGAACAAATGATGGTAGCGTTTTTACCTTATTTAAAAATCTACTTGGTGGTCCAGTTGCAAAAATCTTAATGTGATTTATTATGTTAACAGCATTAATGAGCATTAATGGTCTAACCTTTGTTGCCCCTTCATTTGGACATACAGTGCAAGAAGAAAATCTTGTTTATATTGGAAAGAAAGAATTAAGTTATCAACAAATTGGTTTAATTCAAATGACAATTACTGTTTGTTTCAATTTAGTATTAATGGGACTTAGTCTTGGCGTTGTAGGCGATCCAATGTATTTATTAGATCTTTCTTCCAATGCAGTTAGTTTTACCGCTTTTCTGTGCTATATTAGTTTAATTATTGCTGTTTGTGTTAATCGTTATACAAAACGAGTAGAAGTAACAAAAGTAAAAGGAATATATTATTATGCTGGTTTTTCTCTTTTCTTACTAATAGGATCAATTGGTTATATTATGTATAATTTCTTTGCTTATAGTAGTAATTATAAAACTTTATATAGTTTGTTAATTATTATTGGGGAAACATTAATAATATGAGGTATTAATGAATTGTTATTATGACATAAAGCAACACCAGCTGATGGTGAAATAAAAATAAAAACCCCATTGATTAATAATGTTAATCAATAG
- a CDS encoding rhodanese-like domain-containing protein gives MFLSAFQMKYNTKSIKKLPKINNSEKWLIIDIRPKEEWIESHIINSINIPHHLFRLIYSKKVTKNKKILFVSSAGHSHLDLYRLLKKHNFKVYILLGGWKKVHQLDELDKILTYNPID, from the coding sequence ATGTTTTTATCAGCATTCCAAATGAAATACAATACTAAATCAATTAAGAAACTGCCAAAAATTAATAATTCAGAAAAATGATTAATTATTGATATTCGACCAAAAGAAGAATGAATTGAAAGTCATATTATTAATAGTATTAATATTCCTCATCATCTTTTCCGTTTAATTTATTCAAAAAAAGTAACTAAAAATAAAAAGATTCTTTTTGTTTCAAGTGCTGGTCATTCTCATTTAGATTTATACCGTTTATTAAAAAAGCATAATTTTAAAGTTTATATTCTTCTTGGCGGATGAAAAAAAGTTCATCAGCTTGATGAACTTGATAAAATTCTTACTTATAATCCTATTGATTAA
- the tpiA gene encoding triose-phosphate isomerase, with protein MRKPIIIGNWKMHKTINETIDFLKQVDHVCHDLKLDAGIAIPFVNLAVAKQHAHNLIIAAQNCHYEDFGAFTGEISVEMLENLKITHVIIGHSERREMFNETNETVNLKAKKILAKGMVPIICCGETLQQYENNETQQIVETQIEKALQGIDFEDAKTIVIAYEPIWAIGTGKTATAEIAQNVCAIIRTKIASLYDEVVANVIRIQYGGSVKPENIQELLAQPDIDGALVGGASLEPKTFLGLVK; from the coding sequence ATGCGAAAACCAATTATTATTGGAAATTGAAAAATGCATAAAACAATAAATGAAACAATTGATTTTTTAAAACAAGTTGATCATGTCTGTCATGATTTAAAACTTGATGCTGGTATTGCGATACCGTTTGTTAATTTAGCAGTGGCAAAACAACATGCACATAATTTAATTATTGCGGCACAAAATTGTCATTATGAAGATTTTGGTGCTTTTACTGGTGAAATTTCAGTTGAAATGCTAGAAAATTTAAAGATTACTCATGTTATTATTGGTCACTCAGAACGTCGTGAAATGTTTAATGAAACTAATGAAACAGTAAACTTAAAAGCAAAAAAAATCTTAGCAAAAGGGATGGTACCAATTATTTGTTGTGGTGAAACATTGCAACAATATGAAAATAATGAAACACAGCAAATTGTTGAAACACAAATTGAAAAAGCATTACAAGGAATTGATTTTGAAGATGCAAAAACAATTGTTATTGCTTATGAACCAATTTGAGCAATTGGAACAGGGAAAACAGCAACAGCTGAAATTGCCCAAAATGTTTGTGCAATAATTAGAACAAAAATTGCTAGTCTTTATGATGAAGTGGTAGCAAATGTGATACGAATCCAATATGGAGGTAGTGTTAAACCGGAAAATATTCAAGAATTATTAGCTCAACCAGATATTGATGGAGCCTTAGTTGGCGGAGCTAGTTTAGAACCAAAAACTTTTTTAGGTTTAGTAAAATAA